A region of Ictidomys tridecemlineatus isolate mIctTri1 chromosome 4, mIctTri1.hap1, whole genome shotgun sequence DNA encodes the following proteins:
- the Lrrc4c gene encoding leucine-rich repeat-containing protein 4C: MLNKMTLHPQQIMIGPRFNRALFDPLLVVLLALQLLVVAGLVRAQTCPSVCSCSNQFSKVICVRKNLREVPDGISTNTRLLNLHENQIQIIKVNSFKHLRHLEILQLSRNHIRTIEIGAFNGLANLNTLELFDNRLTTIPNGAFVYLSKLKELWLRNNPIESIPSYAFNRIPSLRRLDLGELKRLSYISEGAFEGLSNLRYLNLAMCNLREIPNLTPLIKLDELDLSGNHLSAIRPGSFQGLMHLQKLWMIQSQIQVIERNAFDNLQSLVEINLAHNNLTLLPHDLFTPLHHLERIHLHHNPWNCNCDILWLSWWIKDMAPSNTACCARCNTPPNLKGRYIGELDQNYFTCYAPVIVEPPADLNVTEGMAAELKCRASTSLTSVSWITPNGTVMTHGAYKVRIAVLSDGTLNFTNVTVQDTGMYTCMVSNSVGNTTASATLNVTAATTTPFSYFSTVTVETMEPSQDEARTTDNNVGPTPVIDWETTNVTTSLMPQSTRSTEKTFTIPVTDINSGIPGIDEVMKTTKIIIGCFVAITLMAAVMLVIFYKMRKQHHRQNHHAPTRTVEIINVDDEITGDTPMESHLPMPAIEHEHLNHYNSYKSPFNHTTTVNTINSIHSSVHEPLLIRMNSKDNVQETQI, from the coding sequence ATGTTGAACAAGATGACCTTACATCCACAGCAGATAATGATAGGTCCTAGGTTTAACAGGGCCCTATTTGACCCCCTGCTTGTGGTGCTGCTGGCTCTTCAACTTCTTGTGGTGGCTGGTCTGGTGCGGGCTCAAACCTGCCCTTCCGTGTGCTCCTGCAGCAACCAGTTCAGCAAGGTGATTTGTGTTCGGAAAAACCTGCGTGAGGTTCCAGATGGCATCTCCACCAACACGCGGCTGCTGAACCTTCATGAGAACCAAATCCAGATCATCAAAGTGAACAGCTTCAAGCACTTGAGGCACTTGGAAATCCTCCAGTTGAGTCGGAACCATATTAGAACCATTGAAATTGGGGCCTTCAATGGTCTGGCGAACCTCAACACTCTGGAACTCTTTGACAATCGTCTTACTACCATCCCGAATGGAGCTTTTGTATATTTGTCTAAACTGAAGGAGCTCTGGTTGCGAAACAACCCCATTGAAAGCATCCCTTCTTATGCTTTTAACAGAATCCCTTCCTTGCGGCGACTAGACTTAGGGGAATTGAAAAGGCTTTCATATATCTCAGAAGGTGCCTTTGAAGGTCTGTCCAACTTGAGGTATTTGAACCTTGCCATGTGCAACCTCCGGGAAATCCCTAACCTCACACCGCTCATAAAACTGGATGAGCTAGATCTTTCTGGGAATCACTTGTCCGCAATCAGGCCTGGCTCTTTCCAGGGGTTGATGCACCTTCAAAAACTGTGGATGATACAGTCCCAGATTCAAGTGATTGAACGGAATGCCTTTGATAACCTTCAGTCCCTAGTGGAGATCAACCTGGCCCACAACAATCTCACATTACTGCCTCATGACCTCTTTACACCCTTGCATCATCTAGAGAGGATACACTTACATCACAACCCTTGGAACTGTAACTGTGACATACTGTGGCTCAGCTGGTGGATAAAAGACATGGCCCCCTCCAACACAGCTTGCTGCGCCCGGTGTAACACTCCTCCCAATCTGAAAGGGAGGTACATCGGGGAGCTCGACCAGAATTATTTCACATGCTATGCTCCTGTGATTGTGGAACCCCCTGCAGACCTCAATGTCACTGAAGGCATGGCAGCTGAGCTAAAGTGTCGGGCCTCCACGTCCCTGACGTCCGTGTCTTGGATCACTCCAAATGGAACAGTCATGACACACGGGGCGTACAAAGTACGGATAGCTGTGCTCAGTGACGGTACATTAAATTTCACGAATGTAACCGTTCAAGATACAGGCATGTATACGTGTATGGTGAGTAATTCTGTTGGGAACACTACTGCTTCAGCCACCCTGAATGTTACTGCAGCAACCACGACTCCCTTCTCTTACTTCTCCACTGTCACAGTAGAGACAATGGAACCTTCTCAGGATGAGGCACGGACCACAGACAACAATGTGGGCCCCACTCCAGTGATTGATTGGGAGACCACTAATGTGACCACCTCTCTCATGCCACAGAGCACAAGGTCAACAGAAAAAACATTCACCATCCCAGTGACTGATATCAACAGTGGGATCCCAGGAATCGATGAGGTCATGAAGACCACCAAAATCATCATTGGGTGTTTCGTGGCCATCACACTCATGGCGGCAGTGATGCTGGTCATCTTCTACAAGATGAGAAAGCAGCACCATAGGCAAAACCATCACGCTCCGACAAGGACTGTTGAAATCATCAACGTGGATGATGAGATCACAGGGGACACACCCATGGAAAGCCACCTGCCCATGCCTGCTATCGAGCATGAGCATCTAAACCACTATAATTCCTACAAATCTCCCTTCAACCACACAACAACAGTTAACACAATAAATTCAATACACAGTTCAGTGCATGAACCGTTATTGATCCGAATGAACTCTAAAGACAATGTACAAGAGACTCAAATCTAA